In the Pseudomonas orientalis genome, one interval contains:
- a CDS encoding class II 3-deoxy-7-phosphoheptulonate synthase has protein sequence MSQPWSPDSWRALPIQQQPRYPDAAHLLHVEQSLASYPPLVFAGEARELRRQFAEVTQGRAFLLQGGDCAESFAEFSAAKIRDTFKVLLQMAIVMTFAAGCPVVKVGRMAGQFAKPRSSNDETIDGVTLPAYRGDIVNGIGFDEKSRVPDPDRLLQSYHQSTATLNLLRAFAQGGFADLHQVHKWNLDFIANSALAEKYSQLADRIDETLAFMRACGMDDSPQLRETSFFTAHEALLLNYEEAFVRRDSLTNDYYDCSAHMLWIGDRTRQLDGAHVEFLRGVNNPIGVKVGPSMNPDDLIRLIDILNPDNDPGRLNLIARMGANKVGDHLPELIRAVQREGKQVLWSSDPMHGNTIKASSGYKTRDFAQILGEVKEFFQVHQAEGSYAGGIHIEMTGQNVTECIGGARPITEDGLSDRYHTHCDPRMNADQSLELAFLIAETLKQVKR, from the coding sequence ATGAGCCAACCCTGGAGCCCCGACAGCTGGCGTGCCCTGCCGATCCAGCAACAACCCCGGTACCCGGATGCCGCGCACCTGCTGCACGTGGAGCAGAGCCTGGCCAGTTACCCGCCGCTGGTGTTTGCCGGAGAAGCCCGCGAATTGCGTCGCCAGTTTGCCGAAGTGACCCAGGGTCGCGCCTTCCTGCTGCAGGGCGGTGACTGCGCCGAGAGCTTTGCCGAGTTCTCCGCCGCGAAAATCCGTGACACCTTCAAAGTGCTGCTGCAGATGGCGATTGTGATGACCTTCGCCGCCGGCTGCCCGGTGGTCAAGGTCGGACGCATGGCCGGTCAGTTCGCCAAGCCGCGCTCGTCCAACGACGAAACCATCGATGGCGTCACCCTGCCCGCCTACCGCGGCGATATCGTCAATGGCATCGGCTTCGACGAAAAGAGCCGCGTGCCGGACCCGGACCGCCTGTTGCAGAGCTACCACCAGTCCACCGCCACCCTTAACCTGCTGCGCGCCTTTGCCCAGGGCGGCTTCGCCGACCTGCACCAGGTGCACAAGTGGAACCTGGACTTTATCGCCAACTCCGCGCTGGCCGAAAAGTACAGCCAACTGGCCGACCGCATCGACGAAACCCTGGCCTTCATGCGCGCCTGCGGCATGGACGATTCGCCGCAACTGCGCGAGACCAGCTTCTTCACCGCTCACGAAGCGTTGCTGCTCAACTATGAAGAAGCCTTTGTGCGTCGCGACAGCCTGACCAACGACTACTACGACTGCTCGGCCCATATGCTCTGGATTGGCGACCGTACCCGTCAGTTGGATGGCGCTCATGTCGAATTCCTGCGCGGGGTGAACAACCCGATCGGGGTCAAGGTCGGCCCGAGCATGAACCCGGACGACCTGATCCGCCTGATCGACATTCTCAATCCGGACAACGACCCTGGCCGCTTGAACCTGATCGCACGCATGGGCGCCAATAAGGTTGGCGACCACCTGCCGGAGCTGATTCGCGCCGTGCAGCGCGAAGGCAAGCAAGTGCTGTGGAGCTCCGATCCGATGCATGGCAATACCATCAAGGCCAGCAGCGGTTACAAGACCCGCGACTTTGCGCAGATCCTTGGCGAAGTGAAGGAGTTTTTCCAGGTCCACCAGGCTGAAGGCAGCTATGCCGGCGGCATTCATATCGAGATGACCGGGCAGAACGTCACCGAATGCATCGGCGGCGCACGGCCGATCACCGAGGACGGTTTGTCGGACCGCTATCACACTCACTGCGACCCGCGAATGAACGCCGATCAGTCGCTGGAACTGGCGTTCCTGATTGCCGAAACCCTGAAACAGGTCAAGCGTTAG
- a CDS encoding crotonase/enoyl-CoA hydratase family protein — MNQASTSRVSRELQGHVLLLGLDRVAKRNAFDLDLLNELSMAYGDFDRNDDARVAVVFAHGDHFTAGLDLANVSGVMAGGWQPPLGGCDPWGVFAGPRVNKPVIVAVHGYCLTIGIELMLAADINLCASNTRFAQMEVQRGIFPFGGATLRFHQIAGWGNAMRWLLTGDEFDAHEALRLGLVQEVMASEDLLPRAIELANRIARQAPLGVQATLMSARLAHTEGETVAAAALPPMVDKLLNSEDAKEGVRAMIEKRPGVFKGI, encoded by the coding sequence ATGAATCAAGCCAGTACCAGCCGCGTCAGCCGTGAACTCCAGGGTCATGTCCTGCTGTTGGGACTGGATCGAGTGGCCAAGCGAAATGCTTTCGACCTGGACCTGCTCAACGAACTGAGCATGGCCTATGGCGATTTTGATCGAAACGATGATGCGCGAGTTGCCGTGGTGTTTGCCCATGGCGACCACTTCACCGCCGGACTCGACCTGGCCAATGTCAGCGGCGTAATGGCCGGCGGCTGGCAACCGCCCCTGGGCGGCTGCGACCCCTGGGGCGTGTTCGCAGGCCCCAGGGTCAATAAGCCGGTGATCGTTGCCGTCCATGGCTATTGCCTGACCATCGGCATCGAACTGATGCTGGCGGCGGATATCAACCTTTGCGCCAGCAACACCCGCTTCGCACAGATGGAAGTGCAGCGTGGGATCTTTCCGTTCGGCGGCGCGACATTACGCTTTCATCAGATCGCCGGCTGGGGCAATGCGATGCGCTGGTTGCTGACCGGCGACGAGTTCGACGCCCATGAAGCCCTGCGTCTGGGCCTGGTGCAGGAAGTGATGGCCAGCGAAGACCTGCTGCCCCGCGCCATTGAATTGGCCAATCGCATCGCACGCCAGGCGCCGCTTGGCGTGCAGGCGACACTGATGTCGGCGCGGTTGGCACACACGGAAGGCGAGACCGTGGCGGCGGCCGCATTGCCGCCGATGGTGGATAAATTGCTCAACAGCGAGGATGCCAAGGAAGGCGTGCGAGCGATGATCGAGAAGCGGCCGGGGGTGTTCAAGGGTATTTGA
- a CDS encoding spermidine synthase, with translation MSEERVERLLAEVHDDFGMIRVLEVADYRFLEFGDAIEQSCVFTADPSWLEYDYTRAMLIGALCHEQPESALFLGLGAGTLTQACLKFLTLDDVEAIELRPDVPRLAMEYLGLDDDPRLYIRIGDALQLLESAEPADLIFVDLYTDVGPGVGHLAWTFLENCQKKLNPGGWLVINQWATDDGKPLGAALLRGLYHRHYWELPVKEGNVILLVPSELDQELDLEALVFRAEALAPRLGYSLQALIKAIRPAT, from the coding sequence ATGAGCGAGGAGCGTGTGGAGCGCCTGCTGGCCGAAGTCCATGATGATTTCGGCATGATCCGTGTGCTGGAAGTGGCCGATTACCGTTTTCTCGAATTTGGCGACGCCATCGAGCAAAGTTGTGTGTTTACCGCCGATCCGAGCTGGCTGGAATACGACTACACCCGCGCGATGTTGATCGGGGCGCTATGCCATGAGCAGCCGGAAAGTGCGCTGTTCCTCGGCCTGGGTGCCGGCACGCTGACCCAGGCCTGTCTCAAGTTCCTGACGCTTGACGATGTTGAAGCCATCGAGCTGCGCCCCGACGTACCGCGCCTGGCGATGGAATATCTGGGGCTGGACGATGATCCGCGCCTGTATATCCGCATCGGCGATGCCCTGCAATTGCTCGAAAGCGCCGAACCTGCCGACCTGATCTTCGTCGACCTGTACACCGATGTAGGGCCGGGCGTCGGCCACCTGGCCTGGACCTTCCTTGAGAACTGCCAGAAGAAGCTCAACCCCGGCGGTTGGCTGGTGATCAACCAGTGGGCCACCGACGATGGCAAGCCGCTGGGCGCGGCGTTGTTGCGTGGGTTGTACCACCGGCATTACTGGGAACTGCCGGTGAAGGAGGGCAACGTGATTCTGCTGGTGCCTTCGGAGCTGGATCAGGAGTTGGACCTGGAGGCGCTGGTGTTTCGTGCAGAAGCTTTGGCGCCGCGTCTGGGGTATTCGTTGCAGGCGTTGATCAAGGCGATTCGACCGGCGACTTAG